A genomic stretch from Oleomonas cavernae includes:
- a CDS encoding DUF488 domain-containing protein yields MPPLFTIGHSNHGIETFLDLLIRQGVTVLADVRSHPVSRFAPHFSKDRLRASLGAAGIGYLWLGEGFGARPRDPACFEAGIARHALIAAHPAFAVAKAALVGAAGAGATVCLMCAERDPLGCHRTALVSRRLRPDFADIRHIHGDGTVEDNAAFEARLVAQDDAGGIGDLFADSPIEAAYDRQSATMAWRGHR; encoded by the coding sequence ATGCCACCCCTCTTCACCATCGGCCATTCCAATCACGGCATCGAGACGTTCCTCGATCTCCTGATCCGCCAGGGTGTGACCGTCTTGGCCGACGTGCGCTCGCATCCGGTCTCGCGCTTTGCCCCGCACTTCTCGAAGGATCGCCTGCGGGCCAGCTTGGGCGCGGCGGGCATCGGTTACCTTTGGTTGGGCGAGGGCTTTGGCGCCCGGCCCAGGGACCCCGCCTGCTTTGAGGCGGGGATCGCCCGGCATGCCTTGATTGCTGCCCATCCGGCCTTTGCGGTGGCCAAGGCGGCGCTGGTCGGCGCGGCCGGGGCGGGGGCCACCGTGTGCCTGATGTGCGCCGAACGCGACCCGCTCGGGTGCCATCGCACCGCCCTGGTCAGCCGCCGCCTGCGCCCCGACTTTGCCGACATCCGCCATATCCATGGCGATGGCACGGTCGAGGACAACGCCGCCTTCGAGGCCCGGCTGGTGGCGCAGGATGATGCCGGCGGGATCGGCGACCTGTTCGCCGACAGCCCGATCGAAGCCGCCTATGACCGGCAATCGGCGACGATGGCGTGGCGCGGCCACCGATAA